A window of Candidatus Afararchaeum irisae genomic DNA:
AGCGTGACCGCACTACCGACTGTGAGATGGAAATGTCCGGGTACCCAGAGCGTGTTGTGAACGAGGTAGTTGAGGTTGAGCGCGGCGTTGACCATTCCGCTGAATCCACCCGCCGCGAAGAAGAGTCCGGCGAATGCCATCGCGGAGAACTGAGGCTTCTCCCACGGAAGTGCCTTGAGCCAGCCGAGTCTTCCGGTTCCGCCACGCTGTCTCGCTCCGTGCTCCATGCTCGCCACCGCGGTGAAGGCGGTGAGGAGGCTCGGGAGGAGGAGGAACATCGTGTTAGACATCACTACGTACTTGAAGCCGTTCGGAACACCCGGATCCATGTACTGATGGTGGAATCCGACGGGTGACGAAAGGAGAAGGAAGAGTATGAATACGACCCTTGCGAGCGGATCGCTGAAGAGACGTCCTCCCGACAGCTTCGGAAGTACGGTGTACCACGCGAGGTACGCGGGCATCAGCCAGAAGTAGACGATAGGATGCCCGGTCATCCAGAACAGGGTACGTGTCAGAAGCGGGTCGACCTGTGGTATGATCCCGAGCGACCACGGGAGGAGGAAGAAGAGAACCTCGATCGCGATACCGAGAGACGCGAGCTGCCAGAACATCATCGTCGTGACAGCGATAAACGTCTGGAGGGGTATGCGCTCGTCGGGGTTGTCCTTCTTCCAGTCCCAGAGTGCCGTGAAGTAGTCGAATCCGGCTAGCCAGCTCGCTATGACATACAGCGCTAGGCCTATGTAGAATATGGGATGTGCCTTGAGCGGGGCGTAGAAGGTGTAGAGGACGTCCGCCTGCATGTTGCCGAGTATCGGGACGTCACCCTTGATGAATCCCGCGAACATCGCTATCTCGGCGAGTATTATTCCGATCAGACCGAGTCTGATCCAGCCGCACGTGAACTTGGGATTACCGAGTGACCTGTCTAGGCTCCTCGGAACCGCCCACGTGAAAGTGCCGAGTATAGCGAGTATCGCCCAGAAGATCACCATGTTGACGCCGTGGATCGTCAGG
This region includes:
- a CDS encoding b(o/a)3-type cytochrome-c oxidase subunit 1; this translates as MATGQNELFKDKFPTEAKAVRRIFVVGVITLGIGAIMGVLQVLHRTDKLRIISSGDYYTYLTIHGVNMVIFWAILAILGTFTWAVPRSLDRSLGNPKFTCGWIRLGLIGIILAEIAMFAGFIKGDVPILGNMQADVLYTFYAPLKAHPIFYIGLALYVIASWLAGFDYFTALWDWKKDNPDERIPLQTFIAVTTMMFWQLASLGIAIEVLFFLLPWSLGIIPQVDPLLTRTLFWMTGHPIVYFWLMPAYLAWYTVLPKLSGGRLFSDPLARVVFILFLLLSSPVGFHHQYMDPGVPNGFKYVVMSNTMFLLLPSLLTAFTAVASMEHGARQRGGTGRLGWLKALPWEKPQFSAMAFAGLFFAAGGFSGMVNAALNLNYLVHNTLWVPGHFHLTVGSAVTLTMMGLIYWLFPQLTGKDLSLKGLAMVQPYLWFIGMTFMSNAMHRAGLAGVPRRTAEPTYRLFDFHAVLGNMSEIRWQLAIGGVFLFISAFAFIAVLVASVFAGSRIDAAQHDFTIPEPLSGPEDGPLILDNLKLWGAIAVVLVLLAYGVPLMSWVTDGPLQPGAIPVRP